Proteins encoded together in one Impatiens glandulifera chromosome 1, dImpGla2.1, whole genome shotgun sequence window:
- the LOC124919484 gene encoding monooxygenase 1-like, translated as MEGAEEHQIVIVGGGISGLATALALHRKGIKSVVLERGDSLRDEGGAIGILANGWRALDQLGLSVSDHLRQTAVLIQRSLMISLDDGIQKEFPLGVGETRCVKRGYLINALADALPFGTIRFGCSVISIELDSSTSYFPILHLLGGKTIIAKIVIGCDGGRSVIGKFVGLKPIKQFSHSSVRGLTNYPKGHTFKHEFIRWRKNDSSTLIGRIPIDEQYVYWFVAFKSSSPQVEETWKDNQELVREKISELVSVNKFPEEVIEMIKTSEVESISFTHSLKYRAPWDLVFGSFRKGTITVAGDALHVMGPFLGQGGSAGLEDAIVLARRLSKAGLGGEMEDEMMKKRVGEAMDDYIKERRRRLVGLSTQTYVTGMLIQGLPLFVKIFLILVMRVLFRDVSSHSKYDCGRL; from the exons ATGGAAGGAGCTGAAGAACATCAAATAGTGATCGTTGGCGGCGGGATTTCTGGCCTCGCCACCGCCCTTGCCCTGCACCG AAAAGGTATAAAAAGTGTGGTTCTTGAAAGAGGAGATAGTTTGAGAGATGAAGGTGGAGCTATTGGAATCTTAGCCAATGGTTGGAGAGCCCTTGATCAACTTGGCCTTTCTGTCTCCGACCACCTTCGACAAACCGCGGTTCTTATTCAAAG GTCTCTTATGATATCCCTTGACGATGGTATCCAAAAAGAATTCCCACTCGG GGTTGGTGAAACTCGATGCGTGAAGCGTGGTTATCTAATAAATGCACTTGCGGACGCATTGCCCTTTGGAACTATACGGTTCGGTTGTAGTGTTATCTCTATTGAATTGGATTCCTCCACTAGTTATTTCcctattcttcatcttcttggcGGAAAAACCATCATAGCCAAGATAGTAATAGGTTGCGATGGAGGTCGATCAGTGATTGGAAAATTCGTCGGTTTGAAGCCTATTAAACAATTTTCACATTCTTCTGTAAGAGGTTTGACGAATTATCCGAAAGGTCATACCTTTAAGCATGAATTCATAAGATGGAGGAAAAACGATTCTTCCACTCTTATTGGAAGAATACCAATTGATGAACAATATGTTTATTGGTTTGTAGCTTTCAAATCATCCTCTCCTCaag TTGAAGAAACATGGAAAGACAATCAAGAGCTTGTAAGAGAGAAAATTTCTGAATTAGTATCGGTTAACAAATTCCCTGAAGAGGTGATAGAAATGATCAAGACGAGTGAAGTTGAGTCGATTTCTTTCACTCATAGCCTCAAATACAGGGCGCCGTGGGATTTGGTTTTCGGAAGCTTTCGAAAAGGAACCATTACCGTTGCGGGTGATGCTTTGCATGTGATGGGTCCTTTTCTTGGACAAGGAGGATCGGCCGGTTTGGAAGATGCAATCGTGTTGGCTAGGCGATTGAGTAAGGCAGGTTTAGGAGGTgaaatggaagatgagatgatgaagaagagagtTGGAGAAGCTATGGATGATTATATTAAAGAAAGAAGGAGAAGGTTGGTGGGATTGTCTACTCAGACCTATGTTACCGGTATGTTGATTCAAGGTCTACCATTATTTGTTAAGATATTCCTCATACTTGTTATGAGGGTTCTTTTTCGCGATGTAAGCAGTCACTCTAAATATGATTGTGGTCGATTGTAA